Proteins from one Erpetoichthys calabaricus chromosome 11, fErpCal1.3, whole genome shotgun sequence genomic window:
- the slc35a4 gene encoding probable UDP-sugar transporter protein SLC35A4, which yields MVSLDLMVNKEPIFTWVSWGPLLFLMVLICGSHAPLITLCKVNGKIPFNPSSCVILIELLKFLVSLVLLVIQDAQSLRKTVSRHHVAPYAVPAVLYAFNNNVMVYMQEQMDPSTFQILSNLKIASTAVLYSAFLQKRFTKVQWVALGLLMLAGACHSFSCTSRDKEGEAEEGMRLHLTAPGLLFLLVYCLVSGLAAVYTEVILKTQRLPLNLQNLFLYLFGIFINCGSYLVTGSNQSFFEGYSVWVVMIVITQVWNGLLTSLVMKHSCNITRLFVISCSMLVNAVLSVLLFDLQLTPLFFLTAALIAGAICLYYYHK from the coding sequence ATGGTATCCCTTGACCTTATGGTTAATAAAGAGCCCATCTTTACTTGGGTTTCTTGGGGCCCTCTACTCTTCTTAATGGTCTTAATCTGTGGCTCTCATGCCCCATTAATAACGCTTTGCAAAGTCAATGGAAAGATCCCATTTAACCCATCATCTTGCGTAATTCTTATTGAGCTGCTCAAATTTCTTGTTTCTCTTGTACTTTTAGTGATTCAAGATGCACAGTCATTGCGCAAGACTGTCTCTAGGCACCACGTTGCTCCTTATGCAGTCCCAGCTGTCCTTTATGCATTTAACAATAACGTAATGGTCTACATGCAGGAGCAAATGGATCCCAGCACTTTCCAAATCCTGAGCAACCTTAAAATAGCCTCAACtgctgtgttatatagtgcctttcttcagAAAAGATTTACAAAGGTGCAGTGGGTGGCATTAGGTTTACTGATGCTGGCAGGAGCATGCCACTCCTTTAGTTGTACTAGTCGGGATAAAGAAGGTGAGGCAGAGGAAGGGATGCGACTTCACTTAACTGCCCCGGGCCTCCTGTTTCTCCTGGTGTACTGCCTTGTGTCAGGCCTTGCTGCTGTCTACACGGAGGTCATTCTCAAGACCCAGCGCCTGCCTCTGAACCTGCAGAACCTTTTCTTGTACCTCTTTGGGATTTTTATCAACTGTGGCTCCTACCTTGTAACGGGGAGCAATCAGAGCTTTTTTGAAGGGTATTCAGTCTGGGTTGTGATgattgtgattactcaggtgtggaATGGGTTGCTTACGTCTTTGGTCATGAAGCACAGCTGTAACATCACCCGACTCTTCGTTATTTCGTGTTCCATGCTGGTGAATGCTGTGCTGTCGGTGTTGCTCTTTGATTTGCAGCTCACTCCGCTTTTCTTTTTGACAGCTGCTCTTATTGCAGGAGCTATATGTTTATACTATTATCACAAGTGA